In Chryseobacterium turcicum, a single window of DNA contains:
- a CDS encoding alpha/beta fold hydrolase, with product MPYQERGEQPWIELMEAIFGGDFYFVHFNRQPGVANAIMNENTSQFLRNIFRKNVPPTPPEPGMLMINLARAENPLGEPLMEDNELSVFVSAFESSGFTGSINWYRNLDRNWQLMADVTPVIHQPTLMIYGEQDTIPKSENLKNIVPNLDIVSLDCGHWIQQEKPEETTQSILRWLEQQNS from the coding sequence TTGCCTTACCAAGAGCGCGGAGAACAACCATGGATTGAGTTGATGGAAGCTATATTTGGAGGAGACTTCTATTTTGTTCACTTCAATCGACAGCCAGGAGTAGCAAATGCTATAATGAATGAAAATACTTCTCAGTTCCTCCGTAACATATTCCGTAAAAATGTACCTCCAACACCACCAGAGCCCGGAATGCTCATGATCAATCTTGCAAGAGCAGAAAATCCACTGGGAGAGCCCTTAATGGAAGACAACGAACTGTCTGTATTTGTTTCTGCTTTCGAATCATCAGGGTTTACAGGAAGTATAAATTGGTACAGAAACCTTGATAGAAACTGGCAGTTAATGGCAGACGTAACCCCAGTCATTCATCAACCGACTCTTATGATATATGGTGAACAGGACACGATTCCCAAATCTGAAAACCTAAAAAATATTGTTCCTAATTTGGATATTGTGAGTCTGGATTGTGGTCATTGGATTCAACAAGAAAAGCCAGAAGAAACTACCCAATCAATCTTAAGATGGTTAGAACAACAGAATTCTTAA
- a CDS encoding alpha/beta fold hydrolase — protein MTNEISSVFNSTNFPNPTLISVNGVELEVFEAGKQNAGKPIVLCHGFPEHAFSWRHQVSVLVAAGYHVIIPNQRGYGNSSCPSEVAEYDIVHLTGDLVALLDYFGYEDATFVGHDWGANVIWSLALLHPERVNKVINLALPRARRTTMD, from the coding sequence ATGACAAACGAAATTAGCTCAGTATTTAACTCAACCAATTTTCCTAACCCTACTCTTATTTCAGTCAATGGTGTGGAACTGGAAGTCTTTGAAGCAGGTAAACAAAATGCCGGAAAACCTATTGTACTCTGCCACGGCTTTCCGGAACATGCTTTTTCCTGGCGTCATCAGGTGTCAGTATTGGTTGCAGCTGGGTATCATGTTATCATTCCCAATCAGAGAGGTTATGGGAACTCATCCTGTCCTTCCGAAGTAGCTGAATATGATATTGTACACTTGACAGGTGACCTCGTTGCACTACTTGATTACTTTGGATATGAAGATGCCACTTTTGTTGGTCACGATTGGGGAGCAAATGTCATTTGGAGCCTGGCACTATTGCATCCTGAGAGGGTAAATAAAGTAATAAACCTTGCCTTACCAAGAGCGCGGAGAACAACCATGGATTGA
- a CDS encoding IS5 family transposase encodes MLGKTKQDLQQDLFKTRLTELINMEHPLVQLAHELDWDHLEQEFEKFFSTHGRPSVAIRKIAGLLLLKELFKESDESVVERWIENAYWQYFTGETFFQTAQPFDPSQFVHFRKRIGERGLEYLLSQSVKLHPRAKFEKEVQIDTTVQEKNITFPTDAKLAKKVIDNCVKIAKKEGIPQRQTYKRVSKQLLRDAYFGHHPRRKKKALMSRKKLRTLGKRLLRELERKLPETILENYKLEFEKYQKVLTQERTTKDKIYSLHEPQTSCIAKGKSGKAYEFGSKVAIVRGRKTGVITSIKRFSGNPHDSKTLEESLAQSQRVRELIGGTRPEIASTDRGFRGVKEIEGTEILIPQNKKASTKYGQEVARKRFRARAAIEPCISHLKRSHSLGLNFLKGVIGDIHNAILAGIGYNLKLRLNQIKAQIIFCFQIIFNFSKKKKATIFVETKIVAF; translated from the coding sequence ATGTTAGGCAAAACAAAACAAGATTTACAACAGGATTTATTTAAAACCAGACTCACGGAACTCATTAATATGGAGCATCCACTTGTGCAATTAGCCCATGAGCTTGATTGGGATCATTTGGAACAAGAGTTTGAAAAATTCTTTTCAACCCACGGAAGACCCTCTGTTGCCATTCGAAAAATTGCCGGTTTATTACTTTTGAAAGAACTGTTTAAAGAAAGCGATGAATCCGTTGTGGAAAGATGGATAGAGAACGCCTATTGGCAATATTTCACGGGAGAAACCTTTTTTCAAACCGCACAACCATTTGATCCAAGCCAGTTCGTTCATTTCAGAAAAAGGATAGGAGAAAGAGGTCTGGAATATTTGTTGAGTCAAAGCGTAAAGCTTCATCCGAGAGCAAAATTTGAAAAAGAAGTTCAAATAGACACGACGGTTCAGGAGAAAAACATCACTTTTCCCACGGATGCAAAACTGGCAAAAAAAGTGATTGACAATTGCGTGAAAATAGCTAAAAAAGAAGGTATTCCCCAGAGGCAAACCTACAAAAGAGTGAGCAAACAATTGCTGAGAGATGCGTATTTTGGTCATCATCCGCGACGAAAAAAGAAAGCATTGATGTCACGGAAAAAGCTTCGGACTTTGGGAAAAAGACTACTTCGTGAATTGGAGAGAAAATTACCGGAAACTATTTTAGAAAACTACAAACTGGAGTTTGAAAAGTATCAAAAAGTTTTGACCCAAGAGCGAACTACGAAAGATAAGATTTACAGTTTGCACGAGCCCCAAACTTCGTGTATTGCAAAAGGGAAATCGGGGAAGGCTTATGAATTTGGGTCAAAAGTAGCGATTGTGAGAGGAAGAAAAACGGGTGTTATCACTTCCATAAAAAGATTTTCAGGGAATCCACATGACAGCAAAACTTTAGAAGAATCTCTAGCCCAAAGCCAAAGGGTTCGAGAATTAATTGGCGGAACAAGACCTGAAATAGCGAGTACAGATCGAGGTTTTCGAGGAGTAAAAGAAATAGAGGGAACTGAAATTTTAATTCCACAAAATAAAAAAGCAAGCACCAAATATGGGCAAGAAGTTGCCAGAAAAAGATTCCGAGCGAGAGCAGCCATTGAACCTTGTATCTCTCATTTAAAAAGAAGCCATTCTTTAGGTTTAAACTTTCTAAAAGGAGTTATAGGAGATATCCATAATGCTATTTTAGCGGGGATAGGATACAACTTAAAGCTTCGATTAAATCAGATCAAAGCCCAAATTATTTTTTGCTTTCAAATAATATTCAACTTTTCAAAAAAAAAAAAAGCCACTATTTTTGTTGAAACTAAAATAGTGGCTTTTTAA
- a CDS encoding RNA-binding domain-containing protein, whose translation MNISLELISEEQILKIKNYNIKSETADLDYKEVFSIKDSKDKIEFVKDILAFANSKGGYIIYGVNNNAEWIGLDERSDDKIDEADLANIFDNFIDGDINILTNTVEIEGNYFFVIYIKPTHSKEILSFKKDGQYVKKSWGNKPDKNITIFRKGDVYCRRGSRSIKADSLFYRQKSNNFEIIENITSQPILYNEFIGRKEYLIDLDNKLNHLNNRIIQIDGIGGIGKTTFVHYYVTKLLKQQRSKRDYDFIIWSSSKRNKYTPNGIKDLTEYIANYKELISEIHQFIKSNKLIDESEEDEELETEEYVLNFLSNNKVLLVIDNLETLNDTQLVSFLEDAPPSLKIILTTRETLGDFYLTRINLHGFEEISEFPDFLNSQFKIFTGKDSPLFIELYGDHLSELYSYTKGMPLAGQLICHQLAYGTPINQVLNNLKNGRSYENILNFCFKGSIDKLSDVEKTLLYIFSLPEKEEFLSLDELVYISNYSSDQIGIQGIPNLTKMSLCYQNLDSNGNIGYSIPFLAKLYSKQYLNLENESEILANYENFIQEKSKFNSKDAAILNLIQRSKAKSLVQKVAATDALKALTLANYEYDNAILNINDLIEQNKNFAFLYLIKGKIEENGIFNDSYEMAKKEFKMAINIDEDFLEAYIELGYLEFKSRFGNPKNAKQIVENSIKFFLKAYELDNTDQRTCLGLAQAYTYQATKTNMSLYKPERLKLARKANEFFDKSYHNGDNLTTSQNHANAIAAFNHAINYRNNIRDVTKAIEICNLGLSYEKENIKLRSLKQELEDKIKGEAYNDNQKEYINDKLQNKGWHIKSN comes from the coding sequence ATGAATATAAGCTTAGAATTAATTTCAGAAGAACAAATATTAAAAATTAAGAATTACAATATTAAGTCAGAAACAGCTGATTTAGATTATAAAGAGGTTTTCTCAATAAAAGATTCAAAGGACAAAATAGAATTCGTAAAAGATATATTAGCATTTGCTAATTCTAAAGGTGGCTATATTATTTATGGAGTAAACAATAATGCAGAATGGATTGGATTAGATGAAAGAAGTGATGATAAAATAGATGAAGCAGATCTTGCTAATATTTTTGATAATTTTATTGATGGAGATATAAATATTCTAACAAATACAGTTGAAATAGAAGGAAATTATTTTTTCGTTATTTATATTAAACCTACTCATTCAAAAGAAATATTATCGTTTAAAAAAGATGGACAATATGTAAAAAAGAGTTGGGGCAATAAACCTGATAAAAATATAACTATTTTTAGAAAAGGAGATGTTTATTGTAGAAGAGGAAGCAGGTCAATAAAAGCTGATAGTCTATTTTATAGACAAAAAAGCAACAATTTCGAAATTATAGAAAATATAACCTCACAACCTATTTTATATAATGAGTTTATCGGACGAAAGGAATACTTAATCGATCTAGACAACAAATTAAATCATTTAAATAATAGAATTATTCAAATAGATGGGATAGGTGGGATAGGAAAAACAACTTTCGTTCATTACTATGTAACAAAGCTTCTTAAACAGCAACGTAGTAAAAGAGATTATGACTTTATAATATGGTCAAGTTCCAAGAGAAATAAATATACTCCAAACGGGATTAAAGACCTAACAGAATATATCGCAAATTATAAAGAATTAATCAGTGAAATCCATCAATTCATTAAATCAAATAAATTAATTGACGAGTCTGAAGAGGATGAAGAATTAGAAACAGAAGAGTATGTGTTAAACTTTTTATCTAATAATAAAGTTCTTTTAGTTATAGACAATCTTGAAACACTTAATGATACTCAATTAGTTTCATTTTTAGAAGATGCACCTCCTTCCTTAAAAATAATATTAACAACTAGAGAAACATTAGGTGATTTTTATTTAACAAGAATTAATCTACATGGATTTGAAGAGATTAGTGAGTTCCCAGATTTCTTAAATTCTCAATTCAAAATTTTTACAGGAAAAGATTCTCCACTATTCATTGAATTATATGGAGATCATTTGTCCGAATTATATTCATACACCAAAGGAATGCCTTTGGCTGGTCAATTGATATGTCATCAATTAGCATATGGAACACCAATAAATCAGGTTTTAAACAATTTAAAAAATGGTAGATCATATGAAAATATTTTAAATTTCTGTTTTAAAGGATCAATAGACAAGTTATCTGATGTTGAAAAAACACTTTTATATATATTCTCCCTACCAGAAAAAGAGGAATTTTTAAGTCTTGATGAATTAGTTTATATAAGCAACTATTCTTCTGACCAAATTGGAATACAAGGAATTCCAAACCTAACCAAAATGTCTCTGTGCTATCAAAATTTAGACAGCAATGGAAATATTGGCTATTCAATTCCATTTCTTGCTAAGCTATATTCAAAACAATATTTAAATTTAGAAAATGAATCTGAAATTTTAGCTAATTATGAAAATTTCATTCAAGAAAAAAGTAAGTTCAATTCAAAAGATGCAGCAATTTTAAATTTGATTCAAAGATCAAAAGCTAAAAGTCTAGTTCAGAAAGTTGCAGCAACTGATGCATTAAAAGCCTTGACACTAGCTAATTATGAATACGACAATGCTATTCTAAATATTAATGACCTAATTGAACAAAATAAAAATTTCGCTTTTTTATACCTAATCAAGGGAAAAATAGAAGAAAATGGAATATTTAATGATTCATATGAGATGGCCAAAAAGGAATTTAAAATGGCTATCAATATAGATGAAGATTTTTTAGAAGCTTATATCGAATTAGGATATCTAGAATTTAAAAGTAGATTCGGCAATCCAAAAAATGCAAAACAAATAGTTGAAAATAGCATTAAGTTTTTCTTAAAAGCATATGAGCTTGATAATACAGATCAAAGGACTTGCCTTGGGCTTGCACAAGCCTACACTTATCAGGCAACAAAAACAAATATGTCGTTATATAAGCCTGAGAGACTAAAACTAGCAAGAAAAGCGAATGAATTCTTTGATAAAAGTTATCATAATGGAGACAATCTAACTACATCTCAAAATCATGCGAATGCAATAGCTGCTTTTAACCATGCAATAAATTATAGAAATAATATTAGAGATGTTACAAAAGCTATAGAAATATGTAATTTAGGACTAAGCTATGAAAAAGAAAATATTAAGCTTCGAAGTTTGAAACAAGAATTAGAAGATAAAATTAAAGGAGAAGCATATAACGATAATCAAAAGGAGTATATTAATGATAAACTTCAAAATAAAGGATGGCATATCAAATCAAATTAA
- a CDS encoding PIG-L family deacetylase, which yields MFKKVITVSILGFYTVFSAQQVRPSKSSEIYREIKTLKHLPKVLYLAAHPDDENTGLLSWLINDQNVETGYLSLTRGDGGQNLLGTEQGAALGLIRTHELLEARKLDGAQQFFTRAIDFGFSKNTTDTFKQWDENSIIADAVWVIRTFRPDVIICRFPPTAAAGHGQHAASAVVAEKAFKLAGDKTAFPNQLKYVNVWQPKRVLWNTFRFGGVNTTAENQLKVTVGQYDAQLGMGYGELAGLSRSLHKSQGAGTQSVAGIRTEYFSHVAGEPAKTTLFDGVVKTWTSQGNADIDQSLDKIISTFNFNEPDKSLPALLTLRKKVMPLKDLDLKKDKLKSLDHIILSCVGFMGEVVTNQAEAVAGDHYNFKLNLISRAVNPVVLENIKWLNQSESFNRKLSKDSLITIQHDIQIPADAALTEPYWLAKPAKNAATFSVPNDTLVGLPEAESPLNVLLDLKIGSEKFQVNLPLSFKKLDPVRGDVVEALRIVPALELKFTQPLYLVKENEDLPVSLNVKVNSNKQFSNGKINLIYNGENLGGADVKSLNGKDTTIDYLIPKAKLTSIKSNQLQLDANFVADGVTYNKKQILIQYPHLPSLQYFAPATVAVMKGDIQAKVKKVGYVQGAGDFIPEFLRITGIQVDVLKDEDFYGNLNESGNGSQNKLSQYDAIVLGVRANNTEKKLGRWMPFLWSYVKAGGNLVMQYNTNQDTTVDQLGMYNFTIANKRVTEENAEVKLLNPNHKLLNFPNKITANDFNGWVQERGAYFPAQWDSAYEPLFEMHDTGEEPLQGSTLYAKYGKGNFIYTPLAFFRQLPAGNVGAARLFLNFLSAQKN from the coding sequence ATGTTCAAAAAAGTAATCACTGTATCTATCCTTGGCTTTTATACGGTTTTTTCGGCTCAACAGGTTCGGCCTTCAAAATCATCTGAAATTTACCGCGAAATCAAAACGCTTAAACACCTGCCTAAGGTTTTATACCTTGCGGCTCATCCCGATGATGAAAATACGGGATTACTCTCCTGGTTAATCAACGACCAAAATGTAGAAACGGGTTATTTATCTTTAACCAGAGGTGATGGTGGTCAAAATTTATTAGGTACAGAACAAGGGGCTGCATTGGGTTTAATAAGAACGCATGAGCTTTTAGAAGCAAGAAAGCTAGACGGTGCCCAACAGTTTTTTACCCGGGCGATTGATTTCGGGTTCTCTAAAAATACGACCGATACCTTTAAACAATGGGACGAAAATAGCATTATAGCTGATGCAGTTTGGGTCATCCGTACATTCCGTCCTGATGTTATCATTTGTCGTTTTCCGCCTACCGCTGCGGCAGGACACGGGCAACATGCGGCTTCGGCTGTGGTTGCAGAAAAAGCTTTTAAACTCGCAGGCGATAAAACTGCTTTTCCAAATCAACTAAAATATGTTAATGTTTGGCAACCAAAACGCGTATTGTGGAATACTTTCCGATTTGGTGGGGTCAATACGACAGCTGAAAATCAACTGAAAGTGACCGTTGGGCAATATGATGCACAATTGGGAATGGGCTATGGTGAATTGGCAGGATTAAGCAGAAGTTTACATAAAAGTCAGGGTGCGGGAACGCAATCTGTTGCGGGAATTAGAACTGAATATTTTTCCCACGTTGCAGGTGAGCCTGCCAAAACAACACTTTTTGATGGTGTTGTTAAAACCTGGACTTCACAAGGAAATGCTGATATTGACCAATCATTAGATAAAATTATTTCTACATTCAATTTCAACGAGCCAGACAAGAGCTTACCTGCTTTACTTACTTTGCGAAAAAAGGTGATGCCTCTAAAAGATTTAGATTTGAAAAAGGACAAACTTAAATCTCTTGACCATATCATTTTAAGCTGTGTCGGATTTATGGGCGAAGTGGTTACCAATCAGGCTGAAGCTGTTGCCGGAGACCACTATAACTTTAAATTAAATCTTATTTCAAGAGCAGTAAATCCTGTAGTTTTAGAAAATATAAAATGGTTAAATCAATCAGAAAGTTTCAACAGAAAACTATCAAAAGATTCTTTAATTACCATTCAGCATGACATTCAGATTCCTGCGGATGCAGCACTTACGGAGCCTTATTGGTTAGCAAAACCAGCAAAAAATGCAGCTACTTTCTCTGTTCCGAATGATACTTTAGTCGGGTTACCCGAGGCAGAATCACCACTGAATGTTTTGCTTGATTTAAAAATAGGTTCAGAGAAATTTCAGGTTAACCTTCCTTTATCTTTCAAAAAATTAGACCCAGTGCGTGGTGACGTGGTTGAAGCCTTGCGTATTGTTCCTGCTTTGGAACTGAAATTTACACAGCCTCTTTATTTAGTCAAAGAAAATGAAGATTTACCTGTGAGTTTAAATGTTAAGGTTAATTCCAATAAACAATTCAGTAATGGGAAAATTAATCTGATTTATAACGGAGAAAATTTAGGAGGTGCTGATGTAAAATCACTCAATGGAAAAGATACGACCATAGATTATTTGATTCCAAAAGCAAAGCTTACTTCAATAAAATCAAATCAGTTGCAGTTGGATGCTAATTTTGTTGCAGATGGAGTCACTTATAATAAAAAACAAATATTAATTCAATATCCGCATTTACCTTCTTTACAATATTTTGCGCCTGCAACGGTAGCTGTAATGAAAGGTGATATTCAGGCTAAGGTTAAAAAAGTGGGTTATGTACAAGGTGCGGGCGATTTCATTCCTGAGTTCCTAAGAATTACAGGTATTCAGGTTGATGTATTAAAAGATGAAGATTTCTATGGCAACTTAAATGAGTCTGGAAATGGCAGTCAAAACAAGTTGTCACAGTATGATGCCATCGTTCTTGGTGTTCGTGCCAATAATACAGAGAAAAAATTGGGTCGCTGGATGCCTTTTTTATGGTCTTATGTAAAAGCTGGCGGTAATTTGGTGATGCAGTATAACACGAATCAGGATACAACGGTTGACCAATTAGGAATGTACAATTTTACGATTGCCAATAAACGTGTTACTGAGGAAAATGCTGAGGTTAAACTTTTAAATCCAAATCATAAATTACTAAACTTTCCGAATAAAATTACGGCGAATGATTTTAATGGATGGGTACAGGAACGTGGCGCTTATTTCCCTGCTCAATGGGATTCAGCGTACGAACCGCTTTTTGAAATGCACGACACCGGTGAAGAACCTCTTCAGGGTTCAACTTTATATGCCAAATACGGGAAAGGTAATTTTATTTATACCCCGTTGGCATTTTTCAGACAATTGCCTGCCGGAAATGTGGGGGCGGCACGTTTATTTTTAAACTTTTTATCTGCACAAAAAAACTGA
- a CDS encoding sodium:solute symporter, whose protein sequence is MSTIDWTVLIVTLVAVVVYGVFIGRGQKSNESYLKADNKMPWYIVLIGIMATQASAITFLSAPGQAYTDGMRFVQYYFGLPLAMIVICITFIPIFQRLNVYTAYEYLENRFDKKTRVLTSLLFLFSRGLSTGISIYAPSIILASVLNWNIYLTNVLTGGILLIYTYVGGAKAIAHTQKLQFLIILGTMAFAGYLLIQNMPNGIGFKDALYLAGKSGKLNVITTDFDWKDKYNIWSGLIGGFFLALSYFGTDQSQVGRYITAKDNTNAKMGLLLNGLVKIPMQFAILLIGALLFAFFSLKPAPIYFNERSYQSLKEKQPEQAAIFEKEHQNLQTKFNAESKEILKLKETQSPKLNKTIQDFKNTQTEVKALHGRVEEAINSSNYNAEKTDTNYIFLYFVKNTLPVGMIGLLFAVIFLASWGSISAALNSLAACSLKDVHLIFKKDIPDDATELKYSRLHTLAWGIFSIGVAMFATQMGSLIEAVNVLGSLFYGPILGIFLVAFYYKKITGPNVFVAAIVSEIVVIAIYNFDIVSFLWLNVIGAAAVIIFSSIGLLFYKPKAVNS, encoded by the coding sequence ATGAGTACGATAGATTGGACAGTTCTTATTGTTACACTTGTTGCAGTGGTTGTTTACGGCGTATTTATCGGTCGTGGACAAAAAAGCAACGAATCATACCTAAAGGCAGATAATAAAATGCCTTGGTACATTGTGTTGATAGGTATTATGGCTACTCAGGCAAGTGCCATTACATTTCTTTCAGCACCGGGGCAGGCGTATACAGACGGGATGCGTTTCGTTCAGTATTACTTTGGTTTACCATTGGCGATGATTGTGATTTGTATTACTTTCATCCCAATTTTTCAGCGATTAAATGTTTACACAGCCTATGAATATTTAGAAAATCGTTTTGATAAAAAAACAAGAGTACTTACTTCTCTGCTTTTCCTCTTTTCCAGAGGTTTATCTACTGGAATCAGCATTTATGCTCCAAGTATCATCTTGGCAAGCGTTTTAAACTGGAATATTTATTTAACCAATGTTTTGACGGGTGGTATTTTGTTGATTTATACTTATGTTGGTGGTGCAAAAGCGATTGCTCACACTCAAAAACTACAGTTCCTTATTATTCTGGGAACAATGGCTTTTGCAGGCTATCTGCTTATTCAAAATATGCCGAATGGAATAGGTTTTAAAGATGCGCTGTATCTGGCAGGGAAATCTGGAAAGTTGAATGTAATCACTACAGACTTCGATTGGAAAGATAAATATAATATCTGGAGCGGACTGATTGGTGGCTTTTTTCTTGCCCTTTCTTACTTTGGAACTGACCAGAGTCAGGTCGGGAGATATATTACTGCAAAAGACAATACCAATGCTAAAATGGGTTTGCTGCTAAACGGATTGGTTAAAATTCCGATGCAGTTTGCGATTCTTTTGATTGGTGCTTTGCTTTTCGCATTCTTTTCTCTAAAACCGGCTCCGATTTATTTTAACGAACGCTCTTATCAATCATTAAAAGAAAAACAACCTGAACAGGCTGCAATTTTTGAAAAAGAACATCAAAATCTGCAAACAAAGTTTAATGCAGAATCAAAGGAAATCCTTAAATTAAAAGAAACTCAATCTCCTAAATTGAACAAAACAATTCAGGATTTTAAAAACACACAAACCGAAGTAAAAGCACTTCACGGAAGGGTAGAAGAGGCAATCAATAGTTCAAACTACAATGCAGAAAAAACGGATACCAATTATATTTTCCTGTATTTCGTGAAAAACACGTTACCTGTTGGAATGATAGGTTTACTGTTTGCCGTCATTTTTCTTGCCAGTTGGGGTTCTATTTCGGCAGCGCTGAATTCCCTTGCGGCTTGCTCATTAAAAGATGTTCATTTAATATTTAAAAAAGATATTCCTGATGATGCAACCGAATTAAAATACAGTCGTTTGCACACGTTGGCTTGGGGTATTTTCTCTATCGGTGTTGCGATGTTTGCCACGCAGATGGGTTCGCTTATTGAAGCGGTAAACGTTTTAGGCTCGCTTTTTTACGGTCCGATATTGGGGATTTTCCTTGTCGCATTTTACTATAAAAAAATCACCGGACCAAATGTATTTGTTGCTGCAATTGTATCAGAAATCGTGGTGATTGCCATATATAATTTCGATATCGTTTCATTTCTTTGGCTTAACGTTATCGGGGCAGCGGCAGTTATTATATTTTCGTCAATAGGTCTATTGTTTTATAAGCCGAAAGCTGTAAATTCGTAA
- a CDS encoding DUF2911 domain-containing protein: MKSMIKSATVLFAAMTISVNAFAQEAKKPASPAATATGKIKDATITIAYNSPSVKDRKIWGDLVPFDKVWRAGANDATTFETDKDITVQGKKLAKGKYSFFLIPKESGTWTAVFNKEPKQWGAYKYEEAKDALRVDVKTKPLQAKQETLVYKVNKNGFTMDWDKISVPVEIK, encoded by the coding sequence ATGAAATCAATGATTAAATCTGCTACCGTACTTTTTGCTGCAATGACAATTTCAGTCAATGCGTTTGCACAGGAAGCTAAAAAACCTGCAAGTCCTGCGGCTACTGCAACAGGAAAAATTAAAGATGCAACCATTACCATAGCTTATAACAGTCCTTCTGTTAAAGACCGTAAAATTTGGGGTGACTTAGTTCCTTTTGATAAAGTTTGGCGTGCGGGTGCTAATGATGCAACTACTTTCGAAACCGACAAAGACATTACTGTTCAGGGTAAAAAATTAGCTAAAGGTAAATACAGTTTTTTCTTAATCCCTAAAGAAAGCGGAACCTGGACTGCAGTTTTTAACAAGGAGCCAAAGCAATGGGGTGCTTATAAGTATGAAGAAGCTAAAGATGCTTTGCGTGTGGATGTTAAAACAAAACCTTTACAAGCAAAACAGGAAACTTTAGTTTATAAAGTAAACAAAAACGGATTCACAATGGATTGGGATAAAATCTCAGTGCCTGTAGAGATAAAATAA
- a CDS encoding sensor histidine kinase — MNDKKQKLLYGFKKRLLIWATAFVFSYIFIYLVDPFSYKELIGKSWYYILEDVLWILFFSVIISEVSLLIDYYLDKKISWNERSIRRLIIQTLLQIIGSIGIVILINFIFEMCSDTTTSDYRKEITLMGQWIATNIVVSLLISAINTGNFLLENWKKTALESAQYQLKSSEHKRAAMAAELHALKLQIDPHFIFNNLSVLSELILEDQQLGYEYSESFAKVYRYLLVNSKKDTITLDEELKFLNSYIYLTQKRIGEGVQFDISVNEKLRKFLLPPLALQFLVENALKHNQTSKSNPLKIKIYTTKDDYLVVLNSLSPLISKVESADVGIKNIISRFEFLGDKKPIIIKSDKDFIAKIPLYEDK; from the coding sequence ATGAATGATAAAAAGCAAAAACTTTTGTACGGATTCAAAAAAAGACTGTTGATATGGGCAACGGCATTTGTGTTTTCCTACATTTTTATTTATTTAGTAGACCCCTTTTCTTACAAAGAACTCATAGGGAAATCTTGGTATTATATTCTGGAAGATGTTTTATGGATTTTATTTTTCTCTGTAATTATTTCAGAAGTAAGCCTGCTTATTGATTATTATCTTGATAAAAAGATTTCGTGGAATGAAAGAAGCATTCGAAGATTAATCATTCAAACCCTGCTCCAAATTATTGGAAGCATAGGCATTGTCATTCTTATCAATTTTATTTTTGAAATGTGTTCCGACACTACAACGAGTGATTATAGAAAAGAAATTACATTAATGGGTCAGTGGATTGCCACCAACATTGTTGTTTCATTATTAATTAGCGCCATCAATACAGGAAATTTCCTTTTAGAAAATTGGAAAAAAACCGCTTTGGAATCCGCACAATATCAACTGAAATCTTCCGAGCACAAAAGAGCAGCAATGGCGGCCGAACTTCATGCGTTGAAACTGCAGATTGACCCGCATTTTATCTTTAATAATCTCAGTGTTTTGTCTGAACTAATTCTCGAAGACCAGCAATTAGGCTACGAGTATTCTGAGAGCTTTGCGAAAGTGTACCGCTATCTTCTCGTTAACTCAAAAAAAGATACGATTACACTCGATGAAGAACTAAAATTTTTAAATTCTTATATTTATTTGACTCAAAAAAGAATCGGCGAAGGGGTACAGTTTGATATTTCTGTTAATGAAAAATTGAGGAAGTTTTTACTTCCACCTTTGGCGCTTCAGTTTTTGGTTGAAAATGCTTTAAAACATAATCAAACTTCCAAATCTAATCCGCTCAAAATAAAAATTTATACAACTAAGGATGACTATTTAGTGGTTTTAAATTCACTGTCTCCATTAATCAGCAAAGTTGAATCAGCAGATGTGGGCATAAAAAACATCATCAGTCGGTTTGAATTTTTAGGCGACAAAAAGCCCATTATTATTAAAAGCGATAAGGATTTCATTGCTAAAATTCCGTTATATGAAGACAAATAA